One region of Skermanella mucosa genomic DNA includes:
- a CDS encoding transposase — MRQLLDGLFYVVRTGCQWRHWPPPSFPPWPTVYL, encoded by the coding sequence ATGCGGCAGTTACTGGACGGCCTGTTCTACGTCGTGCGGACCGGCTGCCAGTGGCGGCATTGGCCGCCGCCCAGTTTTCCGCCATGGCCTACGGTGTATCTCTAG
- a CDS encoding 3'-5' exonuclease — MTPAEMAAALEDTGRYRVFDVYRQTDGYGDLPPDATVCRLLYVDTETTGLEHDAEIIELAAVQVEYDPSTGRLGRILAARSWLEQPAGGAEVPAEVTALTGITTDMVAGQRIDDATVLDLLAASNLVVSHNASFDRPKLEARLPAFAARPWACTAAEIDWKAEGIGSAKLDYVAFRMGFIFAGAHRGEVDCLAGVEVLSRTLPVTGTLAMASLLARARMLTSRVWAIGSPFDAKDALKRRGYRWNDGSIPGSARAWFRDLQEDGADAELEWLRANAGCTGVPVRLTARDRHAARAMLIP; from the coding sequence ATGACCCCGGCCGAAATGGCCGCCGCCCTGGAGGACACCGGCCGCTACCGCGTCTTCGACGTCTACCGCCAAACGGACGGGTACGGCGACCTGCCGCCGGATGCGACGGTCTGCCGGCTGCTCTACGTCGACACGGAGACGACCGGCCTCGAGCACGACGCCGAGATCATCGAACTGGCGGCCGTGCAGGTGGAATACGACCCGTCGACCGGCAGGCTCGGCAGGATCCTGGCCGCCCGTTCGTGGCTGGAGCAGCCGGCCGGCGGCGCCGAAGTGCCGGCGGAAGTGACCGCGCTGACCGGCATCACCACGGACATGGTCGCCGGGCAGCGGATCGACGACGCGACCGTGCTCGACCTGCTGGCCGCCTCGAACCTGGTGGTCTCGCACAACGCGTCCTTCGATCGTCCGAAGCTCGAGGCGCGGCTGCCGGCTTTCGCGGCGAGGCCCTGGGCCTGCACGGCGGCCGAGATCGACTGGAAGGCCGAAGGCATCGGCTCGGCGAAGCTCGATTATGTCGCCTTCCGCATGGGCTTCATCTTCGCCGGAGCACATCGAGGCGAGGTCGATTGCCTGGCGGGCGTCGAGGTTCTGAGCCGGACGCTGCCGGTGACGGGAACGCTCGCGATGGCGAGCCTGCTGGCGCGGGCACGGATGCTGACGTCGAGGGTGTGGGCGATCGGCAGCCCGTTCGACGCCAAGGATGCGCTGAAGCGGCGCGGATACCGGTGGAACGACGGATCGATCCCGGGCAGCGCCAGGGCATGGTTCCGCGACCTGCAGGAGGATGGTGCGGATGCCGAACTGGAGTGGCTGAGGGCGAATGCCGGCTGCACGGGCGTTCCGGTCCGGCTGACGGCGCGGGACCGCCATGCCGCGAGGGCGATGCTGATCCCCTGA
- a CDS encoding DUF6745 domain-containing protein codes for MALLMDGTRSTAGAPDDAVRRLYAACHLKPPVVVTARNAAEFSVVCAAATARTGPRRSLAIVHLFALCFMFAVTAALAATAFSGPEERIGHVLDGGTLLMSLPMLIFIALMPVQTGNRRTEATPGIGWRLAGLLLCLGATVPPSLAFVPGPVTAALAVAAMASQAIVIVVLLGIVLWPCWRRREIAADLGAPVPLRGGEPVLGIVEHRLASALVSVDTAAPPPRRAGPDALAPARRAETARLIQREGTRAAEFWHDVRPVLGRAVARFGPGWEVARLGVENRAEAELPEILNAAVMIDRTADALCVLDGIAVVLPADAPLTFPTEHGAPGPGRHARGAVFDWLGYRGVLAAVLRLLPARAGDRLLARYLTRIPDAPRRTGAIKAFGTARFFEVLCSRPVQQDRFGRLHVLGRREDPSVFVEVEDPAILPDGSRRRYWLAVPPHVATAHEAVAATFGRTAGAYHPAVES; via the coding sequence TTGGCACTCCTGATGGACGGCACCCGATCGACGGCCGGAGCGCCTGACGACGCGGTTCGGCGCCTTTACGCGGCATGCCACCTGAAGCCTCCCGTCGTCGTGACCGCCCGCAACGCCGCCGAGTTCAGCGTGGTCTGCGCCGCCGCGACCGCGCGCACCGGCCCGCGGCGAAGCCTGGCGATCGTTCATCTGTTCGCGCTGTGCTTCATGTTCGCGGTCACGGCCGCCCTCGCGGCGACGGCTTTCTCCGGCCCGGAGGAGAGGATCGGCCATGTTCTCGATGGCGGCACTCTCCTGATGTCCCTGCCGATGCTGATCTTCATCGCCCTGATGCCGGTGCAGACCGGGAACAGGCGGACCGAAGCGACGCCCGGCATCGGCTGGCGCCTTGCCGGCCTGCTCCTCTGCCTCGGTGCGACCGTGCCGCCGTCGCTCGCCTTCGTGCCGGGACCGGTCACCGCGGCCCTGGCGGTCGCCGCCATGGCAAGCCAGGCGATCGTGATCGTGGTTCTCCTCGGCATCGTGCTCTGGCCGTGCTGGCGCCGTCGCGAGATCGCCGCCGACCTCGGCGCTCCGGTGCCGCTGCGCGGCGGCGAGCCGGTTCTCGGCATCGTGGAGCATCGGCTGGCCTCGGCCCTGGTCTCCGTCGACACTGCCGCTCCGCCGCCGCGGCGTGCCGGCCCGGATGCGCTCGCCCCTGCCAGGCGCGCGGAGACTGCGCGCCTCATCCAGCGCGAGGGAACCCGTGCCGCCGAGTTCTGGCACGATGTCCGCCCCGTGCTGGGGCGCGCCGTGGCCCGGTTCGGGCCGGGCTGGGAGGTCGCCCGGCTCGGCGTTGAGAACAGGGCAGAGGCCGAACTGCCCGAGATCCTGAACGCCGCCGTCATGATCGACCGGACGGCGGATGCCCTGTGCGTGCTCGACGGCATCGCGGTGGTGCTTCCCGCCGATGCGCCGCTGACGTTCCCGACGGAGCACGGCGCGCCGGGGCCCGGCCGCCATGCCCGCGGCGCCGTGTTCGACTGGCTCGGGTACCGGGGCGTCCTCGCGGCGGTCCTGCGGCTCCTGCCGGCCCGGGCCGGCGACCGGCTGCTCGCGCGCTACCTGACCCGGATACCCGATGCGCCCCGCCGCACGGGAGCGATCAAGGCCTTCGGGACGGCGCGGTTCTTCGAGGTGCTCTGCTCCCGCCCGGTGCAGCAGGACCGCTTCGGACGGCTCCACGTCCTCGGCCGGAGGGAAGACCCCAGCGTTTTCGTCGAAGTGGAGGATCCCGCCATTCTCCCGGACGGCTCCCGGCGGCGCTACTGGCTCGCCGTTCCGCCACATGTCGCGACGGCGCACGAGGCGGTCGCCGCGACGTTCGGAAGGACGGCGGGAGCCTACCATCCTGCCGTGGAAAGCTAG